One Enterococcus silesiacus genomic window carries:
- a CDS encoding signal peptidase — protein sequence MVEVVGVRFREAGHIYYFAPGKSEYFYNEKVLVESQQSKQLATVAIPKKSIDPEDLPEDLKPILNKASETDLEKEQKNVDDAEAALSVAKEKIRAHELEMKLIRVEYTFDRSKMVFYFTADGRIDFRELVKDLAAIFRTRIELRQIGVRDEAKILGGIGPCGRQLCCSTFLGDFMPVSIKMAKDQGLSLNPVKISGLCGRLMCCLKYENDEYEAAKKELPDYGKDVITPDGKGRVVGLNLLSRIIKVRLVGREIAVEYDYEEIKEATEKAQAEKGDHNG from the coding sequence ATGGTAGAAGTAGTAGGAGTTCGCTTCCGTGAAGCAGGTCATATCTATTATTTTGCTCCTGGAAAATCAGAGTATTTTTATAATGAGAAAGTACTTGTGGAATCACAGCAATCTAAACAGCTAGCCACAGTTGCGATACCGAAGAAATCTATTGATCCAGAAGACTTACCTGAGGATTTAAAACCCATTTTAAATAAAGCATCAGAAACTGATTTAGAAAAAGAACAAAAAAATGTGGATGATGCTGAAGCGGCTTTAAGTGTAGCCAAAGAAAAAATTCGAGCACATGAATTAGAAATGAAATTGATTCGTGTTGAATATACATTTGACCGCAGCAAGATGGTTTTTTATTTTACGGCAGATGGTCGCATCGACTTTCGAGAACTAGTCAAAGATTTAGCCGCGATTTTCCGTACAAGGATCGAATTGCGCCAAATCGGTGTCAGAGATGAAGCAAAAATTTTAGGCGGGATTGGTCCATGCGGTCGACAATTATGCTGTTCGACTTTCTTAGGCGATTTTATGCCAGTATCCATCAAAATGGCAAAAGATCAAGGACTATCACTGAATCCTGTAAAAATTTCTGGATTGTGCGGTCGCTTGATGTGTTGCCTGAAATACGAAAATGATGAATATGAAGCAGCGAAAAAAGAATTGCCTGATTATGGTAAAGATGTCATTACACCAGATGGAAAAGGACGTGTAGTTGGTTTGAATTTATTGAGCCGCATCATTAAAGTTCGTTTGGTTGGACGTGAAATAGCTGTGGAGTATGATTACGAAGAAATCAAAGAAGCGACAGAAAAAGCTCAAGCCGAAAAAGGTGATCACAATGGATAA
- a CDS encoding 3-ketoacyl-ACP reductase: MKTSQLLTTKKAIITGAASGIGFATAKLFIEKGFNVGLIDADKSRLELIAKEFKQNGYDCYYRSVDVTDEIRLKKAIDELTNSLQGLDIFFSNAGINGTWAPIETLTVDEWDTTINTNLRSTFLCIKFAIPHMKENGGSIIVTSSINGTRIFNNFGASAYSASKAGQVAFTKMAALELARYNIRVNAICPGAIDTAINEKTTYSDELKKIEIKVEFPEGDRPLKNETGTSDQVAQSVLFLATDVSANISGTELYVDGAESLL, encoded by the coding sequence ATGAAAACAAGTCAACTACTGACTACTAAAAAAGCGATCATCACAGGCGCTGCTTCTGGTATTGGTTTTGCTACAGCCAAATTGTTTATAGAAAAAGGCTTTAATGTTGGGTTGATTGACGCTGACAAAAGTCGGTTGGAGCTTATTGCCAAAGAGTTCAAACAGAATGGTTATGATTGCTATTATAGAAGCGTGGATGTAACCGATGAAATCCGTTTAAAAAAGGCCATCGACGAATTAACTAACAGTCTTCAAGGCTTGGATATCTTCTTCAGTAATGCTGGGATCAATGGTACGTGGGCACCGATTGAAACCCTAACAGTTGATGAATGGGATACTACGATAAATACGAATCTACGTAGTACGTTTTTATGTATAAAATTTGCGATTCCCCATATGAAAGAAAATGGCGGTTCAATCATTGTAACAAGCTCTATCAATGGTACGAGAATTTTTAATAATTTTGGTGCTTCCGCATATAGTGCTTCAAAAGCTGGACAAGTAGCGTTTACTAAAATGGCAGCCTTAGAGCTTGCTCGCTACAATATTCGTGTCAATGCAATTTGCCCGGGGGCTATTGATACAGCAATCAATGAAAAAACAACTTATTCAGATGAATTAAAAAAAATTGAAATCAAGGTAGAATTTCCAGAAGGCGATCGACCTTTGAAAAATGAAACAGGAACCAGTGACCAAGTTGCACAATCCGTTTTATTTTTAGCTACGGATGTGTCAGCAAATATCTCTGGAACAGAACTCTATGTGGACGGTGCAGAATCTTTACTTTAA
- a CDS encoding 16S rRNA methyltransferase — protein sequence MQKQKSFDSSGIGQLYLVPTPIGNLEDMSFRCINSLKEATIIASEDTRNTQKLLNHFEITTPQISFHEHNYKERIPQFIERLEAGEIIAQVSDAGMPSISDPGHELVEACIEVGIKVIALPGPTAGITALIASGLSAQPFTFYGFLPRKKKEQVAVLEKLKAAEPTQIFYESPHRIAVTVKHLSEVFGEERRAVICRELTKLHEEYLRGTLAELRDYLAEHPLKGECCLLVEGADSLAAINENPDLELSIKAHIDVLMDSGSSSKEAIKEVAKLRGLKKQEVYKEFHVDQEE from the coding sequence ATGCAAAAACAAAAAAGTTTTGATTCATCCGGCATCGGGCAGCTATATTTAGTGCCGACTCCAATAGGAAACTTGGAAGATATGAGCTTCCGCTGTATCAATAGTTTAAAAGAGGCGACGATCATCGCCAGTGAAGATACTCGAAATACGCAAAAATTGTTGAATCATTTTGAGATAACAACCCCCCAAATCAGTTTTCATGAGCATAATTATAAAGAGCGAATTCCGCAATTTATCGAACGCTTAGAGGCTGGTGAAATCATCGCTCAAGTCAGTGATGCTGGGATGCCTTCGATTAGTGATCCTGGGCATGAATTAGTTGAAGCATGCATCGAAGTAGGGATCAAGGTGATTGCCCTACCTGGACCTACAGCAGGTATTACCGCATTGATTGCTTCTGGGTTATCTGCGCAGCCGTTTACATTTTATGGCTTTTTACCTCGGAAGAAAAAAGAGCAAGTAGCCGTTTTAGAAAAGCTAAAAGCAGCTGAACCAACGCAAATTTTTTATGAATCACCTCATCGAATTGCGGTCACGGTTAAGCACTTATCAGAGGTTTTCGGTGAAGAGCGGAGAGCAGTGATTTGTCGTGAACTGACTAAACTTCATGAGGAATATCTTCGAGGAACTTTGGCTGAGCTGAGAGATTACTTAGCAGAGCATCCGTTAAAAGGCGAGTGTTGTCTTTTGGTTGAGGGAGCTGACAGCCTAGCAGCTATCAACGAAAATCCAGATTTGGAGCTGTCAATCAAAGCGCATATCGATGTTTTAATGGATTCTGGAAGTTCTTCCAAAGAAGCAATCAAAGAAGTTGCCAAGCTTCGAGGGTTAAAAAAACAAGAAGTGTATAAAGAATTTCATGTAGATCAAGAGGAATAA
- a CDS encoding transcriptional regulator, with translation MKKVEAIIQQEKLEELKVTMADSFETLGMTVSQVLGFGNQKGLKEYVRGQEIITSLLPKVKVSCVVLDEKVEEVISLILAICQTGEVGDGKIFVYNVEEAIRIRTGEKGTNAI, from the coding sequence ATGAAAAAAGTAGAAGCAATCATTCAACAAGAAAAATTAGAAGAGTTGAAAGTTACAATGGCTGATAGTTTTGAAACACTAGGAATGACTGTAAGCCAAGTGCTAGGATTTGGAAATCAAAAAGGTCTAAAAGAATATGTACGTGGACAGGAAATCATCACCTCATTATTACCAAAAGTCAAAGTCAGCTGTGTTGTGTTAGATGAAAAAGTAGAAGAAGTCATTTCCTTGATTTTGGCTATTTGTCAGACAGGAGAAGTGGGAGATGGTAAAATTTTTGTTTATAATGTAGAAGAAGCAATTCGAATCAGAACAGGTGAAAAAGGCACAAATGCCATTTAA
- a CDS encoding deoxyribodipyrimidine photolyase, protein MGKTVMWFRKDLRLDDNTAFNKMIEESTETDELICLFQLNPTQFLEESFNHAAFFNSLNTFFEHTEAKGVSIHFLYGDLEETFTELKKSYQEWDKIYFNKDERGFGRQRDQDMLAFFENNQIRVHSYQDSHLHGVEEIKKPTGESYKVFTPYFRKWLTLPKSPYERTTKITRSFEKLSHPLFRNGQKEFEKIVENINLPFDYECGEAAAEEVLKEFIKNHLHDYQKGRDYPFSDQTSKLSRFLRTGEISIRKVWYALNAEPDSDSRQTFISELCWRDFYNMIYFENPKQKTQEIKEQYRQLQWTSNQNAFECWKEGQTGFPIVDAGMRQLNQIGWMHNRVRMIVASFLIKDLMINWRKGEEYFQQKLVDYDPASNIGGWQWAASTGTDAVPYFRIFNPTLQGKKFDPHGDFIRQYIPELKAVPNEYIHEPSKMPAALQKDIAISCGKDYPSPIVDHQKIRSEILAFFKTN, encoded by the coding sequence ATGGGCAAAACAGTTATGTGGTTTCGCAAAGATCTTCGTTTGGATGATAATACAGCTTTTAACAAAATGATCGAAGAGAGCACAGAAACGGACGAACTCATCTGTCTTTTTCAACTAAATCCGACACAGTTTTTAGAAGAAAGCTTCAATCATGCTGCTTTTTTTAATAGCTTGAACACTTTTTTTGAGCATACTGAAGCAAAAGGTGTCTCAATTCATTTTCTATATGGAGACTTAGAGGAAACTTTTACTGAACTAAAGAAGAGTTATCAAGAGTGGGATAAGATCTATTTTAATAAAGATGAACGTGGCTTTGGTCGACAACGAGATCAGGACATGCTGGCTTTTTTTGAGAATAATCAAATTCGAGTACATTCCTATCAAGATAGTCACTTACACGGTGTTGAAGAAATTAAAAAGCCGACAGGTGAGAGTTACAAAGTGTTTACACCTTATTTTAGAAAATGGCTAACACTGCCAAAGTCTCCCTATGAAAGAACGACAAAAATAACTAGATCATTTGAAAAGCTTAGTCATCCATTATTCAGGAATGGTCAAAAAGAGTTTGAAAAGATTGTTGAAAACATAAATTTACCATTTGACTATGAGTGTGGAGAAGCTGCGGCTGAAGAAGTGTTAAAAGAGTTTATCAAAAATCACTTACACGACTATCAAAAAGGGCGAGACTATCCTTTTTCAGATCAAACAAGTAAACTATCGAGATTTTTAAGAACAGGAGAGATATCCATTCGAAAAGTTTGGTACGCTCTTAATGCCGAACCAGATTCAGATAGTCGTCAGACGTTTATTTCTGAATTATGTTGGCGGGATTTTTATAATATGATCTATTTTGAGAATCCTAAACAAAAGACACAAGAAATCAAGGAGCAGTATAGACAGCTCCAATGGACCTCGAATCAAAATGCTTTTGAATGTTGGAAAGAGGGACAAACTGGTTTTCCAATTGTAGATGCTGGGATGCGACAACTCAATCAAATTGGCTGGATGCATAATCGGGTACGCATGATCGTCGCTTCTTTTTTGATAAAAGATTTAATGATCAATTGGCGAAAGGGAGAAGAATATTTCCAACAAAAATTAGTTGATTATGATCCAGCCAGCAATATTGGTGGTTGGCAATGGGCAGCTTCTACAGGAACTGACGCAGTTCCTTATTTTCGGATATTCAACCCCACGTTACAAGGTAAAAAATTTGATCCGCATGGTGACTTTATTCGTCAGTATATCCCTGAATTAAAAGCTGTACCAAATGAATATATTCATGAACCAAGTAAAATGCCAGCTGCGCTTCAAAAAGATATTGCCATTTCTTGCGGAAAAGATTATCCTAGTCCCATCGTTGATCATCAGAAAATCCGTTCAGAGATCTTGGCTTTTTTCAAGACAAATTGA
- a CDS encoding anaerobic ribonucleoside triphosphate reductase, whose amino-acid sequence MMEIKHANNEVSSTASPLHTMKIVKRDGRLVDFDDRKIYDALIKAEQKIRGSLDPLAHERIQEIVERIDQEISDRFAENVKIYEIQNIVEHILLTKNEYELAEEYINYRTRRDFERSKATDINFTISKLINKDQSVVNENANKDSDVFNTQRDLTAGIVGKSIGLKLLPPHVANAHQKGDIHYHDLDYHPYTPMTNCCLIDFKGMLNNGFKIGNAEVEPPKSIQTATAQISQIIANVASSQYGGCSADRVDELLAPFSELNYQKHLTDAKEWIEGTDRQEAYAKSKTKKDIYDAMQSLEYEINTLFTSNGQTPFTSLGFGLGLNWFEREIQKAILQIRINGLGSEHRTAIFPKLIFTLKRGVNLNETDPNYDVKQLALECATKRMYPDVLNYDKLVDLTGSFKVPMGCRSFLQGWKDEHGEEINVGRMNLGVVTLNLPRIAMEAHGNVDKFWALLAERLETMKDALVYRVERCKEATPANAPILYMYGAFGKRLSRKESVNELFKNKRATVSLGYIGLYEVASAFYGGDWETNPEAKDFTIEILKDLKAHADDWGNEYGYHFSVYSTPSESLTDRFCRLDTEKFGVIENITDKEYYTNSFHYDVRKNPTPFEKLDFEKDYPQYCSGGFIHYCEYPVLQQNPKALESVWDYAYDRVGYLGTNTPIDHCYECGFEGDFNPTQRGFECPQCGNHDPKSCDVVKRTCGYLGNPQARPMVHGRHKEISSRVKHMK is encoded by the coding sequence ATGATGGAGATTAAACACGCTAATAATGAAGTGAGTTCTACTGCTTCGCCCTTGCACACTATGAAAATCGTTAAAAGAGATGGACGTCTGGTTGATTTTGATGATCGAAAAATTTATGATGCTTTGATCAAAGCTGAACAAAAAATTCGTGGTTCTTTGGACCCACTTGCCCATGAGCGTATTCAAGAAATCGTTGAAAGAATCGATCAGGAAATTTCAGATCGTTTTGCCGAAAATGTAAAAATTTATGAAATCCAAAATATCGTCGAACATATTTTGTTGACAAAAAATGAATACGAACTAGCGGAAGAATATATCAATTATCGCACTCGTCGTGATTTTGAGCGTAGCAAAGCTACTGACATTAATTTTACGATCAGCAAATTAATCAATAAAGACCAATCCGTTGTCAATGAAAATGCGAATAAAGACAGTGATGTTTTCAATACCCAACGAGATTTAACCGCTGGAATCGTTGGTAAATCGATTGGTCTTAAATTGCTACCTCCTCATGTTGCAAATGCACATCAAAAAGGTGATATCCATTATCATGATTTAGACTACCATCCATATACGCCAATGACTAACTGCTGCTTGATTGATTTCAAGGGAATGTTAAACAATGGTTTCAAAATCGGTAATGCTGAAGTTGAACCACCTAAATCGATCCAAACAGCAACTGCTCAAATTTCACAAATCATAGCTAATGTAGCTTCAAGTCAATATGGGGGTTGTTCAGCAGACCGTGTAGATGAATTGTTAGCTCCTTTTTCTGAATTAAATTATCAAAAACATTTAACTGATGCTAAAGAGTGGATCGAAGGAACTGATCGCCAAGAAGCCTATGCTAAAAGTAAAACTAAAAAAGATATTTATGATGCGATGCAAAGCTTAGAATATGAAATTAATACCTTATTCACCTCAAACGGGCAAACACCTTTCACTTCCTTAGGCTTTGGCTTAGGTCTAAATTGGTTTGAACGTGAAATTCAAAAAGCTATTTTACAAATTCGCATCAATGGTTTAGGTAGTGAGCATCGAACAGCTATTTTCCCTAAACTGATTTTCACTTTGAAACGCGGTGTAAACTTAAATGAGACTGATCCTAATTATGATGTCAAACAGCTGGCATTAGAATGTGCGACAAAACGGATGTATCCTGATGTTTTAAATTATGATAAATTAGTCGATTTGACTGGTAGCTTTAAAGTACCAATGGGTTGCCGTTCTTTCTTACAAGGCTGGAAAGATGAACACGGGGAAGAAATCAATGTAGGCCGTATGAATTTAGGTGTTGTGACTTTGAATCTTCCTAGAATTGCTATGGAAGCCCATGGCAATGTGGATAAATTCTGGGCACTATTGGCCGAGCGCCTTGAGACAATGAAAGATGCTTTAGTTTATCGAGTTGAACGCTGTAAGGAAGCAACACCAGCAAATGCACCGATTTTATATATGTATGGTGCTTTTGGAAAACGTTTATCAAGAAAAGAATCGGTTAATGAACTATTCAAAAATAAACGTGCGACCGTTTCCCTTGGCTATATCGGCTTATATGAAGTCGCTTCTGCCTTTTATGGTGGCGATTGGGAGACTAATCCTGAAGCCAAAGATTTTACAATTGAAATTTTAAAAGATTTAAAAGCGCATGCTGATGACTGGGGCAATGAATATGGTTATCACTTTAGCGTCTATTCAACACCAAGTGAAAGTTTAACAGACCGTTTCTGTCGTTTGGATACTGAAAAATTTGGCGTGATCGAAAATATCACAGACAAAGAATATTATACAAACAGTTTCCACTATGATGTTCGTAAAAATCCAACCCCATTTGAAAAATTAGATTTTGAAAAAGACTATCCGCAATATTGCTCCGGTGGTTTTATCCATTATTGTGAATACCCAGTCTTACAGCAAAATCCCAAGGCCTTAGAGTCTGTTTGGGATTATGCCTATGATCGTGTTGGTTATTTAGGAACAAACACACCAATCGATCATTGTTACGAATGTGGTTTTGAAGGAGATTTCAACCCCACACAGCGCGGTTTTGAATGCCCACAATGTGGTAATCACGATCCAAAATCCTGTGATGTAGTGAAACGAACATGCGGCTATTTAGGTAATCCACAAGCTCGACCAATGGTTCACGGACGCCATAAAGAAATCTCATCACGAGTGAAACATATGAAATAA
- a CDS encoding ribonucleoside-triphosphate reductase activating protein — MRNPKPQEWLAEELSQNYIGDYKAFNFVDGEGVRNSLYVSGCLFACEGCFNQAVQNFRYGKPFTKELEDRIIEDLSHDYVQGLTLLGGEPFLNTAVCLTVVDRVHKEFGDKKDIWSWSGYTFEELLLESSDKLELLNKIDILVDGRFELSKRNLNLQFRGSSNQRILDVKKSLACGQAIIWDKCHDAEQVYEQIKKGNLI; from the coding sequence ATGAGAAATCCTAAACCACAAGAATGGTTAGCAGAAGAACTTAGTCAAAATTATATTGGTGATTACAAAGCCTTTAACTTTGTAGATGGGGAAGGCGTGCGAAATAGTTTATATGTTAGCGGCTGTTTATTTGCCTGTGAAGGTTGCTTTAATCAAGCCGTCCAAAATTTCCGCTACGGTAAACCTTTTACAAAAGAATTAGAAGATAGAATCATCGAAGATTTATCACATGATTATGTACAGGGCTTGACCTTATTAGGTGGGGAACCCTTTTTAAATACAGCGGTTTGTTTGACCGTTGTCGATCGAGTTCATAAAGAATTTGGTGACAAAAAAGACATTTGGTCTTGGTCAGGCTATACCTTTGAAGAATTATTATTAGAATCCAGCGACAAGTTGGAACTATTGAATAAAATTGATATCTTAGTAGACGGACGATTTGAATTATCAAAAAGAAACTTGAATCTCCAATTCAGAGGCAGTAGTAATCAGCGGATTCTTGATGTCAAGAAATCTCTAGCCTGTGGACAAGCTATCATTTGGGACAAATGTCATGACGCTGAACAAGTGTATGAACAAATAAAAAAAGGAAACCTGATTTAA
- a CDS encoding ammonia permease: METGNIAFIIVCSAMVFLMTPALAFFYGGLERRKNILNTMMMVICVMGLASVLWVGLGYSMSFSGDDLFVGNLDKLFFNQVSMTKGETIPESLFAGFQMMFALITTAIITGAVVGRMRFSAIFLFIGIWSIIVYYPMAHMVWGGGFLDKIGSIDFAGGNVVHISSGISGLVLALVLGQRREYRQTEYRPHNIPFVVLGAGLLWFGWFGFNAGSALAADGLAIHALLTTNTAAASGMLSWMLIEKLAIGKPTIVGACTGAVVGLVAITPGAGFVSLWSSFILGALVSPVCYYFISFIKHKFGYDDALDAFGCHGVGGIFGGIMTGIFADPAVGGKTGLLYGGIELFIAQIASIVFTIVFAGVASFIIIKGIQLFMPIRVSAKEEALGLDRIEHDETAYPTFMGLDS; the protein is encoded by the coding sequence ATGGAAACAGGAAATATTGCGTTTATTATTGTATGTTCAGCGATGGTCTTTTTGATGACACCGGCATTAGCATTTTTTTACGGTGGTTTAGAGCGTAGAAAAAATATCCTTAACACGATGATGATGGTGATTTGTGTCATGGGTTTAGCATCAGTCCTTTGGGTTGGTCTGGGTTATTCTATGTCATTTAGCGGCGATGATTTGTTTGTTGGCAACTTAGATAAATTATTTTTTAATCAAGTGTCCATGACAAAAGGCGAGACAATTCCAGAAAGCTTGTTTGCTGGATTTCAAATGATGTTCGCTTTGATCACAACAGCAATCATCACGGGAGCGGTGGTTGGGCGGATGCGTTTTTCTGCAATTTTTTTATTTATCGGTATTTGGTCGATCATTGTTTATTATCCAATGGCACATATGGTTTGGGGCGGTGGCTTTTTAGACAAAATCGGTTCGATCGATTTTGCAGGCGGAAATGTGGTGCATATTAGTTCGGGCATTTCTGGTCTCGTATTAGCTTTAGTTTTAGGTCAGCGTAGAGAATATCGACAAACGGAATACCGGCCTCATAATATTCCCTTTGTTGTGTTGGGTGCCGGCTTACTTTGGTTTGGCTGGTTTGGTTTTAATGCAGGATCGGCTCTGGCAGCAGACGGACTAGCGATCCACGCATTGTTAACAACAAATACGGCAGCGGCCAGTGGGATGCTTTCATGGATGCTAATTGAAAAACTGGCAATCGGAAAACCAACGATTGTCGGTGCTTGTACCGGTGCTGTAGTAGGACTTGTGGCAATCACGCCAGGCGCAGGCTTTGTTTCGCTTTGGAGTTCATTTATATTGGGTGCGTTGGTTAGTCCGGTTTGTTATTACTTTATTTCATTTATTAAACATAAATTTGGTTATGATGATGCACTAGATGCATTTGGTTGTCATGGTGTTGGTGGAATTTTTGGTGGGATCATGACAGGAATTTTTGCAGATCCTGCTGTAGGTGGGAAAACAGGCCTGCTTTATGGTGGAATAGAATTGTTTATAGCCCAAATTGCTAGTATTGTTTTTACAATCGTATTTGCAGGCGTTGCTAGTTTTATCATCATTAAAGGAATTCAATTGTTCATGCCAATCCGAGTTTCAGCCAAAGAAGAAGCACTAGGATTAGATCGAATCGAACATGATGAAACAGCTTATCCAACATTTATGGGATTAGATTCTTAG
- a CDS encoding multidrug ABC transporter ATP-binding protein — MTKILEVNHLSKSYGYRNNKVQVLNNISFSVDQGEFVGIMGPSGAGKSTLLNTISTISLPTTGIVRIDGQDILKMRDNQISDFRRKKLGFIFQNFNLMDTLNVKDNILLPLALDRMPLTEMEQRLTHVTDTLGINQLLTAYPNAISVGQKQRVAAARALITRPKIIFADEPTGSLDSKSAAELLQYMTNMNVQDDATIMMVTHDPYTASYCNRILFIKDGVIFSEVVRQGSRKDFFNRVIDMQATIGGGGRANDF, encoded by the coding sequence ATGACAAAAATTTTAGAAGTGAATCATTTAAGCAAATCTTACGGTTATCGAAATAATAAAGTTCAAGTCTTAAACAATATTTCTTTTTCAGTAGATCAAGGTGAATTTGTTGGTATCATGGGACCCAGCGGAGCGGGAAAATCTACTTTACTGAATACCATCTCAACGATCTCGCTGCCAACAACTGGAATTGTTCGGATCGATGGGCAAGATATATTGAAAATGCGTGATAATCAAATCAGTGATTTTCGCCGTAAAAAGTTAGGGTTTATTTTTCAGAATTTCAATTTAATGGATACCTTGAATGTCAAAGATAATATTCTACTGCCTTTAGCTTTGGATCGGATGCCTTTAACTGAAATGGAACAACGCTTGACTCATGTTACAGATACTTTAGGAATCAATCAGTTATTGACTGCATATCCTAATGCGATATCTGTGGGACAAAAGCAACGGGTAGCTGCGGCACGTGCCCTGATTACGAGGCCTAAAATCATTTTTGCAGATGAGCCAACAGGATCTTTAGACTCAAAATCAGCCGCAGAATTGCTGCAGTATATGACAAATATGAATGTACAAGATGATGCTACAATTATGATGGTCACTCATGATCCTTATACGGCCAGTTATTGCAATCGAATTCTATTCATAAAAGATGGGGTGATTTTTTCAGAAGTCGTTCGTCAGGGATCTAGAAAAGATTTTTTTAATCGAGTGATCGATATGCAGGCAACGATCGGCGGAGGTGGTCGGGCTAATGATTTTTAA
- a CDS encoding DNA polymerase IV, protein MISELRFPLKKDTSRKIIHIDMDAFFASVEERDHPELVGHPLVIARHPSDTGGKGVVTTANYEARKFGIHSAMSAQKAYELCPNAIFKPGSYEKYSEISQQIREIFRRYTDIIEPVSIDEAYLDVTVNKINSKSAIKIAKLIQYDIWNELHLTCSAGVSYNKFLAKLASDFQKPKGLTVVMPDDAEVFLKALPIEAFHGVGKKTVPKMHDLGIYTGEDLYKQDEMELIRNFGKMGYSLYRKVRGIHDSPVNITRDRKSVGKEHTYGTPLTTEAQVTAQLRQLAERVEESLDRVQKHGKTVVLKVRYTDYTTVTKRQTLPEYISKKEELYYQANLIWEEILGLEQGIRLLGITLTNLDPMAYENMVLPLWEKQKTEESEELQK, encoded by the coding sequence ATGATCAGTGAACTGCGTTTTCCCTTAAAGAAGGATACATCCCGCAAAATTATTCATATCGACATGGATGCCTTTTTTGCTTCTGTTGAAGAACGTGATCATCCTGAATTGGTAGGACATCCTCTAGTAATCGCACGCCATCCTAGTGATACTGGTGGTAAAGGCGTGGTAACTACGGCCAATTATGAAGCACGTAAATTTGGAATCCATTCTGCCATGAGTGCTCAAAAAGCCTATGAACTATGCCCCAATGCAATTTTTAAACCAGGTAGTTATGAGAAATATTCTGAAATTTCACAACAGATCAGAGAAATCTTTCGCCGATACACAGATATTATTGAACCAGTTTCAATCGACGAAGCGTATTTAGATGTAACAGTGAATAAAATCAATAGTAAATCGGCTATCAAGATCGCCAAATTAATTCAATACGATATATGGAATGAATTGCATTTAACGTGTTCGGCTGGGGTGAGCTATAATAAATTTTTAGCAAAATTAGCTTCTGACTTTCAAAAACCAAAAGGCCTAACGGTTGTAATGCCAGACGATGCTGAAGTATTTTTAAAAGCGTTGCCGATCGAAGCATTTCATGGTGTGGGTAAAAAAACGGTCCCAAAAATGCATGATTTAGGTATATATACTGGCGAAGATCTGTACAAACAAGATGAGATGGAATTAATTCGTAATTTTGGTAAGATGGGTTATTCTCTTTACCGCAAGGTTCGCGGCATTCACGATTCACCTGTAAATATCACAAGAGATCGCAAATCAGTGGGCAAAGAACATACATATGGCACACCACTAACGACTGAAGCGCAAGTAACTGCTCAATTAAGACAATTAGCAGAACGCGTAGAAGAATCATTAGATCGGGTCCAAAAACACGGAAAAACAGTTGTCTTGAAAGTGCGTTATACGGATTATACAACAGTAACAAAGCGTCAGACTCTTCCAGAATATATTTCTAAAAAAGAAGAATTATATTATCAGGCAAACTTGATCTGGGAAGAAATTCTGGGACTTGAACAAGGAATTCGGTTATTAGGGATTACTTTGACGAATCTTGATCCGATGGCGTATGAAAATATGGTATTGCCTTTATGGGAAAAACAAAAGACAGAGGAAAGCGAAGAGTTACAGAAGTGA
- a CDS encoding initiation-control protein — protein sequence MDKRSLYDGLSSLETDLQGTLGQLSEIKEALHELVEKNTTLEIENQRLREHLQELTKLASDSSDPAKQELSKSRMNLEKLYEEGFHVCNILYGSRRENDEECAFCLDVIYGERYK from the coding sequence ATGGATAAACGCTCTTTATACGATGGTCTGAGTTCTTTAGAGACTGATTTACAAGGAACTTTAGGACAATTATCGGAGATTAAAGAAGCACTTCATGAATTAGTTGAGAAAAATACAACACTTGAAATCGAAAATCAGCGTTTACGGGAGCATTTGCAGGAATTGACTAAATTAGCCAGTGACTCTAGTGACCCAGCTAAGCAGGAGTTATCTAAATCTCGAATGAATTTGGAAAAACTTTATGAAGAAGGGTTTCATGTCTGCAACATTTTATATGGCTCACGCCGGGAAAATGATGAAGAATGTGCTTTTTGTTTAGATGTAATTTATGGTGAACGATATAAATAA